Proteins co-encoded in one Xyrauchen texanus isolate HMW12.3.18 chromosome 19, RBS_HiC_50CHRs, whole genome shotgun sequence genomic window:
- the LOC127659732 gene encoding INSYN2B protein has protein sequence MGRRAADVSNAMPALEVPLAGGRAMLSRKWGPLCSVGVQTSPGLRSLPSLKRKTQTVSTSNGPAVETMSLDRVRRCDVSSRQVVKPTSNNGSNHVAQDQTSQDSELYCQIKVNPNQSELRGSLKRTPRYANGSIVAPEVVGGVCSEGAESDEARCQSQQITQDCRRGQSLKGEGSRPVTHCPYATPPRPCRMMTSSPRLCGNCGRRQSQAPPCMAPACRKRAASQVQVSTMIPMPLRKSCTGRMPKLNSTVTQPTYAQIPNTHNQQTQSATQYNSLPSRSSKKDMQTKTSDEPKTCQNDSSTQQTHKTQHTQTTKTQPTSQDATTETSKPQTSSVSPVSATSKPTPPLLSIGSDLQATPTLPPKNASHSKQIQVKSKPVPPELLIGSKMKPKPQTPPTDPEPTTETNTDPKPRPKDAHPPQTVEIPKCNGAPGVLHGLLQNVEENLQYNQEKIKVLLNVIQDLERNKAMSEGRCSYRTGQDINNCSTCQKTACIIYSVEHDFRVQEGRFQSILEALEAEYDVPPPNPKPAPIQPRTKSRVKKLRKKCFWWL, from the exons ATGGGCCGACGGGCAGCCGACGTGTCCAATGCAATGCCAGCCCTGGAGGTGCCTCTAGCGGGTGGGCGGGCCATGCTCTCTCGGAAATGGGGTCCTTTGTGCAGCGTTGGCGTGCAAACGTCACCGGGACTTCGCTCGCTGCCATCGTTAAAGaggaagacacaaacagtcagcaCGTCCAATGGACCAGCAGTGGAAACCATGTCTTTGGACCGGGTGAGGCGTTGTGACGTCAGCAGCAGGCAAGTCGTCAAGCCCACATCCAATAACGGCAGTAACCATGTCGCGCAAGATCAGACGTCACAAGACAGCGAGTTGTACTGTCAAATCAAAGTCAACCCCAACCAATCAGAGCTTCGAGGGAGTTTAAAACGAACCCCTCGGTATGCTAATGGCAGCATCGTTGCACCTGAGGTGGTGGGCGGGGTTTGTAGCGAGGGGGCGGAGTCTGATGAAGCTAGATGCCAGAGTCAACAAATCACGCAGGATTGTAGACGTGGTCAGTCGCTGAAAGGAGAGGGGTCTCGGCCGGTCACGCACTGCCCTTACGCCACGCCCCCTCGCCCATGTCGTATGATGACATCATCACCCAGATTGTGCGGCAACTGTGGGCGGAGACAGTCTCAAGCCCCACCCTGCATGGCGCCTGCTTGTCGAAAACGAGCAGCGAGTCAGGTTCAAGTGAGCACGATGATTCCAATGCCGCTGCGGAAAAGCTGTACGGGACGAATGCCAAAACTAAATTCCACCGTGACGCAACCGACTTACGCGCAAATACCCAACACACACAATCAGCAAACGCAAAGTGCGACCCAGTACAACTCCCTACCCTCGCGATCAAGCAAAAAAGACATGCAGACCAAAACCTCTGATGAACCAAAAACATGCCAAAACGACTCAAGTACACAGCAGACACACAAAacgcaacacacacaaacaaccaaAACACAACCTACATCCCAGGACGCAACCACAGAAACAAGCAAACCTCAAACATCATCAGTGTCGCCCGTGTCCGCCACATCTAAACCAACGCCCCCTTTGCTTTCCATTGGCTCGGACTTACAAGCAACACCCACTCTTCCACCCAAGAATGCCTcccattcaaaacaaatacaggtCAAATCCAAACCTGTGCCTCCtgagcttctgattggctcaaaGATGAAGCCAAAACCCCAAACCCCGCCCACTGACCCAGAACCAACAACTGAGACAAACACAGACCCCAAGCCCCGCCCTAAAGATGCCCATCCGCCGCAAACAGTCGAGATCCCGAAATGCAACGGGGCACCAGGTGTTCTACACGGCCTGCTGCAGAATGTAGAAGAGAATCTGCAGTATAACCAGGAGAAGATCAAAGTCCTGCTCAATGTCATCCAGGATCTGGAAAGGAACAAGGCCATGAGCGAAGG GCGTTGTTCGTACAGAACCGGTCAGGACATCAACAACTGCTCAACCTGCCAGAAAACAGCCTGTATCATCTACAG